In Pelomonas sp. SE-A7, one genomic interval encodes:
- a CDS encoding Maf family nucleotide pyrophosphatase yields the protein MPNSPRLLILGSTSRYRRELLERLRLPFAVESPKVDETPMQGEAPAALAVRLALAKAHAVAALHPEAVVIGSDQVADLDGQPIGKPGTHERAVEQLTAMSGKQVVFQTAVAVVCRDSGFEGQSLAPVTVRFRKLSAAEIETYLRAEQPYDCAGSAKSEGLGICLLSAIESDDPTALIGLPLIRTCALLRQAGLDPLVARA from the coding sequence ATGCCCAACAGCCCCCGCCTCCTGATTCTTGGCTCCACTTCGCGCTACCGCCGTGAACTACTCGAGCGACTGCGCCTGCCGTTCGCAGTCGAGTCGCCCAAGGTCGACGAAACCCCCATGCAGGGCGAGGCGCCGGCAGCGCTCGCCGTCCGGCTGGCCCTGGCCAAGGCGCACGCCGTCGCTGCCCTGCATCCGGAAGCTGTCGTCATAGGCTCGGACCAGGTGGCCGACCTGGACGGTCAACCCATTGGCAAGCCAGGCACCCATGAAAGAGCCGTCGAGCAGTTGACGGCCATGAGCGGCAAGCAGGTTGTCTTCCAGACCGCCGTCGCCGTGGTCTGCCGGGACAGCGGCTTCGAAGGTCAGTCCTTGGCGCCAGTCACGGTGCGATTCCGCAAGCTGAGTGCTGCCGAGATCGAGACCTATCTCCGAGCCGAGCAGCCCTATGACTGCGCCGGCAGCGCCAAGTCCGAGGGACTGGGCATCTGCCTGCTGAGCGCCATCGAGTCCGATGACCCAACGGCCCTGATCGGGCTGCCGCTGATACGCACCTGTGCGCTCTTGCGCCAGGCAGGGCTTGATCCGCTGGTGGCCCGCGCATGA
- a CDS encoding SAM-dependent methyltransferase yields the protein MSQPGRLILMPNTLDFGVEGAEVPLQLVLPQQALELAAGLTHWAAENAKTTRAFLKRVDAICPLKQPLQSLEIVELPRPPKGSKPAGDDSAAWDALLTPALQGRDLGLISEAGLPAVADPGARLVAAAHAKGVGVLPLSGPSSLLMALAASGLNGQSFAFVGYLPVEAAARGVRIRELEQQSLRQQQTQLMIETPYRNEALLQALLAALKPQTRLSVSCGLTLSDGWTRSSSVADWRKTRTQLPDKVPAVFAFLAG from the coding sequence ATGAGCCAGCCAGGCCGTCTGATCCTGATGCCGAACACGCTGGACTTCGGTGTCGAAGGCGCCGAGGTGCCGCTGCAGCTCGTGCTGCCACAGCAGGCCTTGGAGCTCGCTGCCGGGCTGACGCATTGGGCGGCCGAGAACGCCAAGACCACGCGAGCCTTCCTGAAGCGGGTCGATGCCATCTGTCCGCTGAAGCAGCCGCTGCAGAGCCTTGAGATCGTCGAACTGCCGCGCCCGCCCAAGGGCAGCAAGCCTGCGGGCGACGACAGCGCCGCTTGGGATGCCCTGCTGACACCAGCATTGCAAGGCCGTGACCTCGGCTTGATCTCGGAAGCTGGTCTGCCCGCGGTTGCTGACCCGGGTGCCCGGCTGGTCGCGGCGGCGCATGCAAAGGGTGTTGGCGTCTTGCCGCTGAGCGGCCCCAGTTCCCTGCTGATGGCTCTCGCGGCCAGCGGCCTCAATGGGCAGAGTTTTGCCTTCGTCGGCTATCTGCCGGTAGAAGCTGCCGCCCGCGGCGTTCGCATTCGGGAACTCGAGCAGCAGTCGCTGCGTCAGCAACAAACCCAGCTGATGATCGAGACGCCCTATCGCAATGAAGCGCTGCTGCAGGCCCTGCTGGCTGCACTGAAGCCGCAGACGCGGCTGTCAGTGAGTTGCGGGTTGACGCTCAGCGATGGCTGGACGCGCTCGTCCAGCGTGGCCGACTGGCGCAAGACCCGGACCCAGCTGCCAGACAAGGTGCCGGCCGTTTTTGCGTTTCTGGCCGGCTGA
- a CDS encoding DEAD/DEAH box helicase, whose amino-acid sequence MTDTTLPEAAPAPARFDTLPLDAKLLRAVADSGYATMTPIQAKAIPIVLAGRDVMGAAQTGTGKTAAFSIPLLQRMLKHENASVSPARHPVRALVLAPTRELADQVANNVKAYAKHTQLRVACVFGGIDMKPQTVQLKAGVEVLIATPGRLLDHIEAKNAVLNHVEYVVLDEADRMLDIGFLPDLQRILSYLPKARQTLLFSATFSPEIKKLAQSYLQNPELVEVARPNATASTVEQRFYSVEEDDKRRVVRQILKDREIRQAIVFVNSKLGAARLARSFERDGLRTAALHGDKSQDERLKSLEAFKRQEVDLLVATDVAARGLDIADLPAVFNFDVPFNAEDYVHRIGRTGRAGASGLAVTLVERSDARLVADIEKLTKRKIDLEAIELDDERPRRPPRRRDEESEGGYSPAPAAASAAPRSSYRTPAPAPRDPFFDKPYEATAVDEAPAWEKNAAKPTVKAGLSSYIKPKKKVAALFGAKKPPIPESTPEGA is encoded by the coding sequence ATGACTGACACGACCCTGCCTGAAGCCGCCCCCGCCCCGGCGCGCTTCGACACCCTGCCTCTGGATGCCAAGCTGCTGCGCGCCGTGGCCGATTCCGGCTACGCGACCATGACGCCCATCCAGGCCAAGGCCATCCCCATCGTGCTGGCGGGTCGTGACGTGATGGGTGCCGCCCAGACCGGTACCGGCAAGACCGCCGCCTTCTCGATCCCGCTGCTGCAGCGCATGCTGAAGCACGAGAACGCCAGCGTTTCGCCGGCCCGCCACCCGGTCCGCGCCCTGGTGCTGGCCCCGACCCGCGAGCTGGCCGACCAGGTGGCCAACAACGTCAAGGCCTATGCCAAGCACACCCAGCTGCGCGTGGCCTGCGTGTTCGGCGGCATCGACATGAAGCCCCAAACCGTGCAGCTCAAGGCCGGCGTCGAGGTGCTGATCGCCACGCCGGGCCGCCTGCTGGACCACATCGAGGCCAAGAACGCGGTGCTGAACCATGTGGAGTACGTGGTACTGGACGAGGCCGACCGCATGCTGGACATCGGCTTCCTGCCGGACCTGCAGCGCATCCTGAGCTACCTGCCCAAGGCCCGCCAGACCCTGCTGTTCTCGGCCACCTTCTCGCCCGAGATCAAGAAGCTGGCCCAGAGCTACCTGCAGAACCCCGAACTGGTCGAGGTGGCGCGACCCAATGCAACGGCCAGCACGGTCGAGCAGCGCTTCTACAGCGTCGAGGAAGACGACAAACGCCGCGTGGTGCGCCAGATCCTGAAGGACCGCGAGATCCGCCAGGCCATCGTCTTCGTCAATTCCAAGCTGGGCGCCGCTCGCCTGGCCCGCTCGTTCGAACGCGACGGCTTGCGTACCGCCGCCCTGCATGGCGACAAGTCGCAGGACGAGCGCCTGAAGTCGCTCGAGGCCTTCAAGCGCCAGGAAGTCGACCTGCTGGTGGCCACCGACGTGGCGGCCCGCGGCCTGGACATCGCCGACCTGCCGGCCGTCTTCAACTTCGACGTGCCTTTCAACGCCGAGGACTATGTGCACCGCATCGGCCGTACCGGCCGCGCCGGCGCTTCGGGCCTGGCCGTGACCCTGGTGGAGCGCAGCGACGCCCGCCTGGTGGCGGACATCGAGAAGCTGACCAAGCGCAAGATCGATCTCGAGGCCATCGAGCTGGACGATGAGCGTCCGCGCCGGCCGCCGCGTCGTCGCGATGAAGAGAGTGAGGGCGGCTATTCGCCGGCGCCGGCCGCTGCATCGGCCGCGCCGCGCAGCAGCTACCGCACCCCGGCCCCCGCGCCCCGCGACCCGTTCTTCGACAAGCCCTACGAAGCCACGGCCGTCGATGAGGCGCCGGCCTGGGAGAAGAATGCGGCCAAGCCGACCGTCAAGGCGGGCCTGTCCAGCTATATCAAGCCCAAGAAGAAGGTGGCGGCGCTGTTCGGCGCCAAGAAGCCGCCGATTCCCGAATCGACGCCTGAAGGCGCCTGA
- a CDS encoding glycosyltransferase produces the protein MLSILALSFAVAAVVTLLIVRSAHLHGRVSADHDLSGPQKFHSRAVPRIGGLAIFLGFCGGSLALAMRSQSASWQQIGALVLCSLPAFGAGFLEDLTKNVSPMRRLLAAMLSAGLGAWLLGGVIDRTEIPGLDWIAATSVGSFLLALLVVSGVSNSINIIDGMNGLASMCTAIMLAGLAYVALQVGDQLVAALAIIVIGAALGFFLWNYPFGLVFLGDGGAYFLGFVLAELAILLLVRNEAVSPMFPLLLCVYPVWETVFSMYRRRVVRGRPMGMPDGIHLHSLIYRRLMRWALGSKDAAILTRRNSLTAPYLWVLCSLSVVPASLWWDDTATLRWVLMLFVACYVLLYWRIVRFKAPRWLVVGERRR, from the coding sequence ATGCTCTCTATCCTCGCCTTGAGTTTTGCCGTCGCGGCGGTGGTCACGCTGTTGATTGTTCGATCAGCGCATCTGCATGGCAGGGTGTCGGCCGACCATGATTTGTCCGGGCCGCAGAAGTTCCATTCGCGCGCCGTGCCCCGCATTGGCGGCCTTGCCATCTTCCTGGGTTTTTGCGGCGGATCGCTGGCGCTGGCCATGCGCTCGCAGTCAGCGTCTTGGCAGCAGATCGGTGCCCTGGTGCTGTGCAGCCTGCCGGCCTTCGGTGCCGGCTTCCTGGAAGACCTGACCAAGAATGTCAGCCCCATGCGGCGACTGCTCGCGGCCATGCTGTCGGCCGGCCTTGGCGCCTGGCTGCTCGGCGGAGTGATAGACAGGACCGAAATTCCCGGTCTGGACTGGATTGCCGCGACCTCGGTGGGCAGTTTCCTGCTGGCGCTGCTGGTCGTCAGTGGCGTGTCCAATTCGATCAACATCATCGACGGCATGAACGGCCTGGCCTCGATGTGCACGGCCATCATGCTCGCGGGGCTGGCTTACGTGGCCCTGCAGGTGGGCGACCAGCTGGTGGCCGCCCTGGCCATCATCGTCATCGGGGCGGCCCTCGGCTTCTTCCTCTGGAACTACCCGTTCGGCCTGGTCTTCCTTGGCGACGGTGGCGCCTACTTCCTGGGCTTTGTCCTGGCCGAGCTGGCCATCCTGCTGCTGGTGCGCAATGAGGCGGTTTCGCCCATGTTCCCGCTGCTGCTCTGCGTCTACCCGGTCTGGGAAACGGTGTTCTCCATGTATAGACGCAGGGTCGTTCGCGGCCGACCGATGGGCATGCCGGACGGCATCCACCTGCACAGCCTGATCTACAGACGCCTGATGCGCTGGGCCCTGGGGAGCAAGGATGCAGCCATCCTGACCCGACGGAATTCGCTGACGGCTCCCTACCTCTGGGTGCTGTGCAGCCTGTCGGTGGTGCCGGCCTCGCTCTGGTGGGACGACACGGCCACCTTGCGCTGGGTGCTGATGCTGTTTGTCGCCTGCTATGTGCTGCTTTACTGGCGCATCGTCCGCTTCAAGGCACCACGCTGGCTGGTCGTCGGCGAAAGGCGCCGTTGA
- a CDS encoding SLBB domain-containing protein, with protein MALLAAPVAMAAGAADSVSETGGPIRLVPPRSSEQQQQDPQQDRAANQTQQLPGQRGRFDLERPPVYVPSEFERHVQKMVPPDVEIRRFGAELMTNQDRTAQQPAEGNNRVPADYLISIGDEVLVAIWGSVEADLRLTVDRGGRVTIPRVGPVLVAGLRYSELADAIDQRIGKVFRNYRVSASLGRLRSIRVYVTGFVQRPGAVTVSSLSTLVNALMQAGGPQSAGSFRNIELRRAGQLVTTFDFYDLLLKGDKTADRVLQAEDVVHVGAVGTQVALIGSVNRPGIFELKTGESVGDLVAMAGGFTAVADRSRLAIERVEDRANSRINELQLPRDGAQRPNSGDVVRAFSAADTALPQDRQNKRVRVEGEVQRPGEYILPANSTINDAIRVAGGMTSSAYVFGTDFSRESVRAVQQVNYDRALRDLELEFTRAATTQKASTGEDAAVQASRAQGSTLLIERLRNVRPSGRIVLQLTPDSASLPDLPVEDGDRLLIPAKPTTIGVFGSVFNGGSYLYGRGGTIGDFLRLAGGPTRGADTGSLFVLRANGSVVSSRQKTGWFMPGTGLDSLHAEAGDTIFVPEELNKTTLAQEVKEWTQILYQFGLGAAGLKVLKN; from the coding sequence ATGGCGCTGCTGGCAGCACCAGTGGCCATGGCAGCCGGTGCTGCAGACAGCGTGAGCGAAACCGGCGGGCCGATTCGCCTGGTGCCGCCGCGCAGCAGCGAACAGCAGCAACAGGATCCTCAGCAGGACCGAGCCGCCAACCAGACGCAACAACTGCCTGGGCAGCGTGGCCGTTTCGATCTGGAGCGCCCCCCGGTCTACGTGCCCAGCGAGTTCGAGCGCCATGTGCAGAAGATGGTGCCGCCCGATGTCGAGATCCGGCGCTTTGGTGCCGAGCTGATGACCAACCAGGATCGAACGGCCCAGCAGCCCGCGGAAGGCAACAACCGGGTTCCGGCCGACTACCTGATCAGCATCGGCGACGAGGTGCTGGTTGCGATCTGGGGTTCGGTCGAAGCCGACCTGCGCCTCACCGTCGACCGCGGCGGACGGGTCACGATCCCGCGCGTCGGTCCTGTCCTGGTGGCCGGCCTGCGCTATTCCGAACTGGCCGACGCCATCGACCAGCGCATCGGCAAGGTCTTCCGCAATTACCGCGTCAGCGCCTCGCTGGGCCGTCTGCGCAGCATCCGCGTCTACGTCACGGGCTTCGTGCAGCGGCCCGGTGCGGTCACCGTCAGCAGCCTGTCGACCCTGGTCAACGCCCTGATGCAGGCCGGCGGCCCCCAATCGGCGGGCAGCTTCCGCAACATCGAACTGCGTCGCGCCGGCCAGCTGGTCACGACCTTCGATTTCTACGACCTGCTGCTGAAGGGCGACAAGACGGCCGACCGCGTGCTCCAGGCCGAGGACGTGGTCCATGTGGGCGCCGTCGGCACCCAGGTTGCCCTGATAGGCAGCGTCAACCGGCCAGGCATCTTCGAGCTCAAGACGGGCGAATCGGTGGGCGATTTGGTCGCCATGGCCGGCGGCTTCACGGCCGTGGCCGACCGCAGCCGGCTCGCCATTGAAAGGGTGGAAGACCGCGCCAACAGCCGCATCAATGAGCTGCAACTGCCGCGCGACGGCGCCCAGCGTCCGAACAGCGGCGATGTGGTCCGGGCCTTCAGCGCGGCCGACACCGCCCTGCCGCAAGACCGGCAGAACAAGCGCGTCCGGGTCGAAGGCGAGGTCCAGCGTCCCGGCGAGTACATCCTCCCGGCCAACAGCACGATCAACGATGCGATCCGTGTTGCCGGTGGCATGACCAGCTCGGCCTACGTGTTCGGCACGGACTTCAGCCGCGAAAGCGTTCGCGCCGTCCAGCAGGTCAACTACGACCGGGCCCTGCGCGACCTCGAGCTGGAGTTCACGCGTGCGGCCACGACGCAGAAAGCCAGCACCGGCGAGGACGCTGCGGTCCAGGCCAGCCGGGCCCAGGGCTCGACGCTGCTGATCGAGCGGCTTCGCAATGTCCGCCCCAGCGGCCGCATCGTGCTGCAGCTGACGCCCGACTCGGCCTCGCTGCCCGACCTGCCGGTCGAGGATGGCGACCGGCTGCTGATCCCGGCCAAGCCCACCACCATCGGCGTCTTCGGCAGCGTCTTCAACGGCGGCAGCTATCTTTATGGCAGGGGCGGCACCATCGGCGACTTCCTGCGGCTGGCCGGCGGCCCGACTCGTGGCGCCGACACCGGCAGCCTGTTCGTGCTGCGGGCCAACGGCAGCGTCGTGAGCTCGCGTCAGAAAACCGGCTGGTTCATGCCGGGCACCGGGCTGGACAGCCTGCACGCCGAAGCCGGTGACACGATCTTCGTGCCCGAGGAACTCAACAAGACCACCCTGGCCCAAGAGGTCAAGGAATGGACCCAGATCCTGTACCAGTTCGGCCTCGGCGCCGCGGGTCTGAAGGTGCTGAAGAACTGA
- a CDS encoding Wzz/FepE/Etk N-terminal domain-containing protein: MDQQSNNPNEASVGTPLDLLSVGTLLAARWRSLVAVPLLVGAAAVGASYLVKPTFTARTTFLPPQGQQSAASSALAALGSLTGLGGGNAMKSPGDQYIAFLQSNVIADRLISAFDLQQVYETDLHSLTRKALGDRSRMTAGKKDGVVVVEVDDKDPQRAADIANRYIDELRRLTSEIAVTEAQQRRAFFERHVQATRQNLANAQAALQGSLFDSGALKAEPKAAADAYAKLKAEATTLEVRLKVMRNSFSEDAPELRQVQSALGELRGQLSKLEQANQGGDKPADASYVSKYREYKYQETLFEMFSKQFELAKLDESREGLLIQVLDKADKPDHKSKPKRAQVGIGATAGTLLAMLLWILGRHSLAQAKAGDPRFAARLQGFKAAFRRQR; the protein is encoded by the coding sequence ATGGATCAACAGAGCAACAACCCCAACGAAGCGTCCGTCGGCACCCCCCTTGACCTGCTGAGCGTCGGCACCCTGCTCGCCGCGCGCTGGCGCAGCCTCGTGGCCGTGCCCCTGCTGGTCGGCGCCGCCGCCGTCGGCGCGAGCTACCTGGTCAAGCCGACCTTCACGGCGCGCACCACCTTCCTGCCGCCACAGGGGCAGCAAAGCGCAGCCAGCTCGGCCCTGGCCGCGCTGGGCTCGCTGACCGGATTGGGCGGCGGCAATGCCATGAAGAGCCCGGGCGATCAGTACATCGCCTTCCTGCAGAGCAATGTGATCGCCGACCGCCTCATCAGCGCCTTCGATCTGCAGCAGGTCTACGAGACCGATCTGCATTCGCTGACCCGCAAGGCCCTGGGCGATCGCAGCCGGATGACCGCCGGCAAGAAGGACGGCGTCGTCGTGGTCGAGGTGGACGACAAGGACCCGCAACGCGCGGCCGACATCGCCAACCGCTACATCGACGAACTGCGCCGCCTGACCTCCGAGATCGCCGTCACCGAGGCCCAGCAGCGCCGCGCTTTCTTCGAGCGCCATGTGCAGGCGACCCGGCAGAACCTGGCCAATGCCCAGGCTGCCCTGCAGGGCAGCCTGTTCGACAGCGGCGCCCTGAAGGCCGAACCCAAGGCAGCGGCCGATGCCTATGCCAAGCTAAAGGCCGAGGCGACCACGCTGGAGGTGCGCCTCAAGGTCATGCGCAACTCGTTCAGCGAGGACGCGCCCGAGCTGCGCCAGGTGCAGTCGGCCCTGGGCGAGCTGCGTGGCCAGCTGTCCAAGCTAGAACAGGCAAACCAGGGTGGCGACAAGCCGGCCGATGCCAGCTACGTCAGCAAGTACCGCGAATACAAGTACCAGGAGACTCTGTTCGAGATGTTCTCCAAGCAGTTCGAGCTGGCCAAGCTCGACGAAAGCCGTGAAGGCCTGCTGATCCAGGTGCTAGACAAGGCCGACAAGCCCGACCACAAAAGCAAGCCCAAGCGAGCCCAGGTCGGCATTGGCGCCACGGCGGGCACGCTGCTGGCCATGCTGCTGTGGATCCTCGGCCGGCATTCGCTGGCCCAGGCCAAGGCGGGCGATCCTCGCTTCGCCGCCCGACTGCAAGGCTTCAAGGCAGCCTTTCGCCGCCAGCGCTGA
- a CDS encoding MarR family EPS-associated transcriptional regulator — MNTPPSDDELELAAMRAVAGSPPSSQRELAATLGISLGKTNYLLRALLEKGLVKVENFSRSDNKLGYLYLLTPSGVVEKTRLTRAFLTRKEAEYLQLQQQIHALRSEVDATAPSSARIQPDAKRAP, encoded by the coding sequence ATGAACACACCCCCTTCCGACGACGAACTGGAACTGGCGGCGATGCGCGCCGTGGCGGGCTCACCGCCCAGCTCGCAGCGAGAACTCGCCGCCACGCTGGGCATCAGCCTGGGCAAGACCAACTACCTGCTGCGCGCCCTGCTTGAAAAGGGCCTGGTCAAGGTCGAGAACTTCTCCCGCAGCGACAACAAGCTCGGCTACCTCTACCTGCTCACGCCTTCCGGCGTGGTCGAGAAGACCCGGCTGACCCGGGCCTTCCTGACCCGCAAGGAAGCCGAGTACCTGCAGCTGCAGCAGCAGATCCATGCGCTTCGCAGCGAGGTCGACGCCACGGCCCCGTCCTCGGCCCGCATACAACCCGACGCCAAACGCGCCCCCTAA
- a CDS encoding NAD-dependent 4,6-dehydratase LegB: MNLNGKKVLVTGADGFIGSHLTEHLVRAGADVRAFVYYNSFNSWGWLDQSSDEIRSSLDVFAGDIRDPHGVRTAMQGCDVVMHLAALIAIPYSYHSPDTYVDTNIKGTLNIVQAARDLGVERVVHTSTSEVYGTARFVPITEEHPLQGQSPYSASKIGADQIAQSFHLSFGTPVATIRPFNTYGPRQSARAVIPTIITQLAAGARQIKLGALSPTRDFNYVRDTVRGFAAIAECDAAVGQVVNVGSNYEVSIGDTAALIAELMDREVEILSDEQRLRPAGSEVERLWADNSRALQLAGWAPEYPGIEGLRRGLAETIDWFTRAENLSRYKAGQYNI; encoded by the coding sequence ATGAATTTGAACGGCAAGAAAGTCCTGGTCACCGGCGCCGACGGCTTCATCGGTTCGCACCTGACCGAACACCTGGTACGGGCCGGTGCCGATGTGCGGGCCTTCGTCTACTACAACAGCTTCAACAGCTGGGGCTGGCTGGACCAGAGCAGCGACGAGATCCGTTCGTCGCTGGACGTGTTCGCCGGCGACATCCGGGACCCGCACGGCGTGCGCACCGCGATGCAGGGCTGCGACGTGGTCATGCACCTGGCGGCCCTGATCGCCATCCCCTACTCCTACCACTCGCCCGACACCTACGTCGACACCAACATCAAGGGCACGCTGAACATCGTCCAGGCGGCCCGCGACCTGGGCGTGGAGCGCGTGGTCCACACCTCGACCAGCGAGGTCTACGGCACGGCCCGCTTCGTGCCCATCACCGAAGAGCATCCGCTGCAGGGCCAGTCGCCCTACTCGGCGAGCAAGATCGGCGCCGACCAGATCGCGCAGAGCTTCCACCTGTCGTTCGGCACGCCGGTGGCCACGATCCGCCCCTTCAACACCTATGGCCCGCGCCAGTCGGCCCGGGCGGTGATTCCGACCATCATCACGCAGCTGGCGGCCGGTGCCCGTCAGATCAAGCTGGGCGCCCTGAGCCCCACGCGCGACTTCAACTACGTGCGCGACACGGTGCGCGGCTTCGCCGCCATCGCCGAATGCGATGCGGCCGTCGGCCAGGTCGTCAACGTCGGCAGCAATTACGAGGTGTCCATTGGCGACACGGCAGCGCTGATCGCCGAGCTGATGGACCGCGAGGTCGAGATCCTCAGCGACGAGCAGCGGCTGCGTCCGGCGGGCAGCGAGGTCGAACGCCTGTGGGCCGACAACAGCCGCGCGCTGCAGCTGGCTGGCTGGGCGCCCGAGTACCCCGGCATCGAAGGGCTGCGCCGCGGCCTGGCCGAGACCATTGACTGGTTCACGCGCGCCGAGAACCTGAGCCGCTACAAGGCCGGCCAATACAACATCTAA
- a CDS encoding LegC family aminotransferase — MQLADIVTERIQRVTQAPKVALHEPRLDGNELAYVRDCVESGWVSSVGSYVDRFERELAAFVGAAHAVVVSNGTSGLHLALQLVGVKPGDEVLVPALSFVATANAVSHCGAHPHFVDSTAATLGLCVESLSSYLGDIAELRDGQCFNRNSGRRLAAVVPMHTFGHPVDMPALQELAARWSLPIVEDAAESLGSWIGERHTGNFGHCAMLSFNGNKIVTTGGGGAIVTNDPTLAKRAKHLTTTAKLPHAWAFQHDEVAYNYRMPNLNAALGCAQLERIDGFLEAKRELTQRYLAAFADVPEVELFVERPGTRANYWLQTLILSPQAAAQRDQILAATNGAGQMTRPVWELLTRLPMYRDCASMPTPVAADLAARIVNLPSSPQLVTDLAA, encoded by the coding sequence ATGCAACTCGCCGACATCGTCACCGAGCGGATCCAGCGCGTCACCCAGGCCCCCAAGGTCGCCCTGCACGAGCCCAGGCTGGACGGCAACGAGCTGGCCTATGTGCGCGACTGCGTCGAGTCCGGCTGGGTGTCGTCGGTGGGCAGCTATGTCGACCGCTTCGAACGCGAGCTGGCTGCCTTCGTCGGTGCTGCCCATGCCGTGGTCGTGAGCAACGGCACCTCGGGCCTGCACCTGGCCCTGCAGCTGGTCGGCGTCAAGCCGGGCGACGAGGTGCTGGTGCCGGCCCTGTCCTTCGTGGCCACCGCCAATGCGGTGAGTCACTGTGGCGCCCATCCGCATTTCGTCGACAGCACCGCGGCCACGCTGGGCCTGTGCGTCGAATCGCTGAGCAGCTACCTGGGCGACATCGCCGAGCTGCGCGACGGCCAATGCTTCAACCGCAACAGCGGCCGGCGCCTGGCCGCCGTCGTGCCCATGCACACCTTTGGCCATCCGGTCGACATGCCGGCGCTGCAGGAGCTTGCCGCGCGCTGGTCCCTGCCCATCGTCGAGGATGCGGCCGAATCGCTGGGCAGCTGGATAGGCGAGCGCCACACCGGCAACTTCGGCCACTGCGCCATGCTGAGCTTCAACGGCAACAAGATCGTCACCACCGGCGGCGGCGGCGCCATCGTGACCAACGACCCGACCCTGGCCAAGCGCGCCAAGCACCTGACGACCACGGCCAAGCTGCCCCATGCCTGGGCCTTTCAGCATGACGAGGTGGCCTACAACTACCGCATGCCCAACCTGAACGCCGCCCTGGGCTGCGCGCAGCTGGAGCGCATCGACGGCTTCCTGGAGGCCAAGCGCGAGCTGACCCAGCGCTACCTGGCCGCCTTTGCCGACGTGCCCGAGGTCGAGCTCTTCGTCGAGCGGCCCGGCACGCGCGCCAACTACTGGCTGCAGACCCTGATCCTGTCGCCGCAGGCAGCGGCGCAGCGCGACCAGATCCTGGCCGCCACCAATGGCGCCGGCCAGATGACCCGGCCGGTCTGGGAGCTCCTGACCCGTCTGCCCATGTACCGCGACTGCGCCTCCATGCCGACGCCGGTGGCCGCGGACCTGGCGGCACGCATAGTCAATCTGCCGAGCAGCCCTCAGCTGGTCACCGACCTCGCCGCATGA
- the neuC gene encoding UDP-N-acetylglucosamine 2-epimerase: MKPQRKIAVVTGSRAEYGLLYWVIQDLRASAGVELQLIVTGMHLAPEFGMTVREIESDGVPIARKVEMLLSSDTPGGIAKSMALGLIGLSDAFEQLQPDVVLVLGDRFEILAAAQAALLHNLPLAHIAGGDTTEGAFDEAIRHAITKMSHLHLVTTELSARRVRQLGEDPASIRVVGSPGLDQLRRRPLLDRAALAESLGVPLGERNLLITFHPVTLEPGEGERQQAEMLAALETLPKDTTLWFTRPNADTGGRALAAALDAWAQGRPNVQVFTSLGPLRYLSLMSQVDAVVGNSSSGLYEAPSFRIPTVDIGDRQRGRLAADSVIHCEPQRDAIRAALEQARQLDCSATLNPYGDGQSAARIVAALLALPAREQLVKKRFHLLEV, encoded by the coding sequence ATGAAGCCCCAACGCAAGATCGCCGTCGTCACCGGCAGCCGGGCCGAATACGGCCTGCTGTACTGGGTGATCCAGGACCTGCGCGCGAGCGCCGGTGTCGAGCTGCAGCTGATCGTCACCGGCATGCACCTGGCGCCGGAGTTCGGCATGACGGTGCGAGAGATCGAAAGCGACGGCGTGCCCATCGCCCGCAAGGTCGAGATGCTGCTGTCCAGCGACACGCCGGGCGGCATCGCCAAGTCCATGGCCCTGGGCCTGATCGGCCTGTCCGACGCCTTCGAGCAGCTGCAACCCGATGTGGTGCTGGTGCTCGGAGACCGCTTCGAGATCCTGGCGGCCGCCCAGGCGGCCCTGCTGCACAACCTGCCCCTGGCCCATATCGCCGGCGGCGACACCACCGAAGGTGCCTTTGACGAGGCGATCCGACACGCGATCACCAAGATGTCGCACCTGCACCTGGTCACGACCGAGCTGTCGGCCCGGCGCGTGCGCCAGCTCGGCGAGGACCCGGCCAGCATCCGGGTGGTCGGCAGCCCCGGCCTGGACCAGCTGCGCCGGCGCCCGCTGCTGGACCGCGCGGCCCTGGCCGAATCGCTGGGCGTGCCGCTGGGCGAGCGCAATCTGCTCATTACCTTCCATCCGGTGACGCTGGAGCCGGGCGAAGGCGAGCGCCAGCAGGCCGAGATGCTGGCCGCGCTGGAGACCCTGCCCAAGGACACTACGCTGTGGTTCACGCGGCCCAATGCCGACACCGGCGGCCGCGCCCTGGCCGCGGCGCTGGACGCGTGGGCCCAGGGCCGGCCCAATGTGCAGGTGTTCACCTCGCTGGGCCCGCTGCGCTACCTGAGCCTGATGTCGCAGGTCGATGCCGTCGTCGGCAACTCGTCCAGCGGCCTATACGAGGCCCCTTCGTTCCGCATTCCCACGGTCGACATAGGCGACCGCCAGCGCGGCCGCCTGGCCGCCGACTCGGTCATCCACTGCGAACCGCAGCGCGACGCCATCCGGGCTGCGCTGGAGCAGGCCCGCCAGCTGGACTGCAGCGCCACGCTCAACCCCTATGGCGACGGCCAGTCCGCCGCCCGCATCGTTGCCGCACTGCTGGCCCTGCCGGCGCGCGAACAGCTGGTCAAGAAACGCTTCCACTTGCTCGAGGTCTGA